From Pseudodesulfovibrio sp. S3, a single genomic window includes:
- a CDS encoding DNA-binding protein, which translates to MAFANCREQVYIFSWLTDYTDTKEMTMKLKEKLKEEGYSRFRGAVDASVYEYFNCDRSWKAEWYLKEDHFRCCGCKERCETSDPEGFQLFLDLG; encoded by the coding sequence ATGGCTTTTGCAAATTGCCGGGAGCAGGTGTACATCTTTTCCTGGCTTACAGACTATACAGATACCAAAGAAATGACGATGAAGCTCAAGGAAAAGTTGAAAGAGGAAGGGTACTCCCGGTTTCGGGGTGCCGTTGACGCTTCGGTGTATGAGTATTTCAATTGCGATCGCTCCTGGAAGGCGGAGTGGTACCTCAAGGAGGACCATTTCCGATGCTGCGGGTGCAAGGAGCGGTGCGAAACCTCTGATCCCGAAGGGTTTCAGCTCTTTCTCGATCTGGGATAA